A single window of Ovis canadensis isolate MfBH-ARS-UI-01 breed Bighorn chromosome 15, ARS-UI_OviCan_v2, whole genome shotgun sequence DNA harbors:
- the LOC138420526 gene encoding olfactory receptor 56A4 yields the protein MASPSNYSSPPVSEFLLICFPNYQSWQHWLSLPLSLLFLLAMGANATLLITIWMEASLHEPMYYLLSLLSLLDVVLCLTVIPKVLAIFWFDLRSIGFFPCFLQMFIMNSFLTMESCTFMVMAYDRYVAICHPLHYPSIITNQFVARATIFVVARNALVSLPVPVLSARLSYCAENTIKNCICTNLSVSKLSCDDITFNRLYQFVAGWTLLGSDLILIILSYSFILKAVLKIKAEGAAAKALSTCGSHFILILFFSTVLLVLVITNLARKRIPPDVPILLNILHHLIPPALNPIVYGVRTKEIKQGIQKLLRRL from the coding sequence ATGGCATCACCCAGCAACTACTCCTCTCCCCCAGTCTCCGAATTCCTCCTCATCTGCTTCCCTAACTACCAGAGCTGGCAGCACTGGCTGTCCCTGCCCCTcagtctcctcttcctcctggccATGGGGGCCAACGCCACCCTCCTGATCACCATCTGGATGGAGGCCTCTCTGCACGAGCCCATGTACTACCTGCTCAGCCTCCTCTCCCTGCTGGACGTGGTGCTCTGTCTCACCGTCATCCCCAAGGTCCTGGCCATCTTCTGGTTTGACCTCAGGTCTATTGGGTTTTTCCCCTGCTTCCTCCAGATGTTCATCATGAACAGTTTCCTGACCATGGAGTCCTGCACATTCATGgtcatggcctatgaccgctatgtggccatctgccaccCTCTGCATTACCCGTCTATCATCACTAACCAATTTGTGGCCAGAGCTACCATCTTTGTAGTGGCCCGGAATGCCCTTGTGTCACTCCCAGTTCCAGTCCTTTCCGCCAGACTCAGCTACTGTGCGGAGAACACCATCAAGAACTGCATCTGCACTAACCTGTCTGTGTCCAAACTCTCCTGTGATGACATCACCTTCAATCGGCTCTACCAGTTTGTGGCAGGCTGGACCCTACTGGGCTCTGACCTCATCCTTATCATTCTCTCCTACTCTTTTATCCTGAAAGCTGTGCTAAAGATCAAAGCTGAGGGAGCTGCTGCCAAGGCCCTGAGCACCTGTGGTTCTCACTTCATCCTCATCCTCTTCTTCAGCACAGTCCTGCTGGTGCTGGTCATCACTAACCTGGCCAGGAAGAGGATTCCCCCAGATGTCCCCATCCTGCTCAACATCCTGCACCACCTCATCCCCCCAGCTCTGAACCCCATTGTTTATGGTGTGAGAACCAAGGAGATCAAGCAGGGAATCCAGAAACTGCTCAGGAGGTTATGA